ATAAATAATAGGTTGGGGAATAGTATCACTAATAAATTCCTCATCTTGCTGAGAACACCCAAGTAATATGGCCATTAATGATAGAAGTAACACAATCAAAAAGTTTGTCTTGTTTCTCACCACTTCTCACCTCATAAGTAATTTTTTCGAGTTAATGAGACTGAGTTACCCTAAATAACCTTTCCCATATCATCTGAAGCTATCCTAGTAAACTCTTAAAAACCACTTTTCAAGAAGTGTTGAAGACCTCTTAAGCTTCTATTAGCTGGTATTGCAGAACAATGAAAACTCGTAAAACTTCCACACTTTCAGTGATTAGCTAGAGTATTATATTTTTATAATTTATTCTTTATTATCATCTAATCCAATCTTTTTGAATTACTTTAAAGTACAATTCCTTAAATTCTTTAAAATACTTACTGTACTTATCTAATTCTTCTAAATAAAAATCAACAACTTCAGTTAAATTAAATCGAATACCATCTTTGGCTAAGTCATAATCATCATCCATACTGTATAAATCATAATAATTCTTTTCCAGAGACAATCCAGTATGTACTAAAAGTCTGGTAGTGCATTTTATTGAATCTTCAATCTTTATCTGATCTAACTTTATTTTTTCATTACATACTGAAAGAACTGATCTAACAGCATATTCCTCATCTATTACATGACTTAGTTCAAATAACTTCCCCTCAATATCATCTATCTTTGATTTGGACATT
The Chengkuizengella sediminis DNA segment above includes these coding regions:
- a CDS encoding protein kinase, with the translated sequence MNNIQLLTGIYRLGSGCGLWSKEEIIKLCDMVIEANENIPYEIIEVSLMSKSKIDDIEGKLFELSHVIDEEYAVRSVLSVCNEKIKLDQIKIEDSIKCTTRLLVHTGLSLEKNYYDLYSMDDDYDLAKDGIRFNLTEVVDFYLEELDKYSKYFKEFKELYFKVIQKDWIR